In Primulina huaijiensis isolate GDHJ02 chromosome 4, ASM1229523v2, whole genome shotgun sequence, the DNA window attaaatgtatactataaagtttatatttaccgttcaaactttataaatacaatgaatttttctcaagataagggtacacaaatgtttccgttaagatatttaaacaattagaaaaactaaatatattatttttctacaGGTAATACCGATATGatattagtaatttgattgtgctaattatacttatgagttaatatgaaatattaaaataagtgtcataagagtcagtaaaaaagatgatttattgtcaaaaatattattattataaattgcaaataaatgacaacatttaatcaatatttatttaaatcaattcatcagtactttttatgttatgatagattgttataataattaggggtgagcattcggtcggttctgttaccgaccgaaccgaactgaattagtcataaccggactgaaccgaaccgaaccgaaatatttatcaataaccaaaccgaccgaattaattttcataaccgatgaaaaaattaccgaattaaccgattagttttaaaaaaaatctgtgatttaactttaattatatatgtaatttttttaacactacaatctacacaaatacataaaaacataaaatcacatacatcacaaatttttctttagaattagggctgattttaaaaataaaaataaaaatatttattaaaattgataaataataatatttattatatcgattaattcggttagccgatttcaaaattttgaaaatcgtaaccgaaccgatcgaattaaccgatatatataaacaattttttttaatttgaaaattgaatttacaaaataaccgaaccgaatttccgaattgacTCCGTTCTGTTGGTTAATTCGgattaaccgaaattttgctaacccctaataataatgtgtagtttatatgttatcaagtataagtgtctaataaattaaaggcaACTAGAAAAGTAAAAGCATCCAatagaaattgttgtcaatttacatgaaagatAATAATAACcaaacaacattgtaaataaaaaattgcatatcattgattgtcaaaaaagattgtaataattgaatattataataaaatatatgtattattgagataatatgacaaataacaaaagaaaacaatatgataaaaaagatatgagaaaaattttagtagtctagatcttttttaaaattaaaaaaatatatatttttccaaattagttacatatgctaattaacacgaattgtcaaaatttacaatactattatcattgtcttttgttgagttaactaattttatttcaaattctaattactTCAACATATATTTCCCACGTGTAACgcacgtgcattatttctagtatatatatatagacacacacttGTAGTCCAGTGGTCTCACCCCCCGTTGGATTAGCCGGTTCTCCAGGTTCGATTACAACACATGCTGAAGAAGGGGATCCCTGAGAACCGGCTAATCCAGCAGGAGTTGAGACCACTGAACTACAAGCACGGTCTCATATACTTTGCTTAATAAACAAAATTTGGTGCTATGACAAGTTCTTGAGCTAGATGCCTTCTCTCCCCCGATGGTGCCCGAGGTAGGTAACGACCGAGGTCCTACAATTAATCTCAGCACACACTCAAACAACGAACTCGTGAATAAGTCACTAGAAGAGTTTTTTGGTATGATTACTCCGATGCTGTGTAGTCACTATCGAGTTCgtgaaagataaaaaaaactaagaatGTAAACGCACAAAAGTtgcaatataaattaaatacattccgAAATGTGTGAATCTATTTTAAGGTTGACTGTCAAATAGGCTAACACCACATTCCTAGCTACCAAATACCACAAACTGAAAAAAAATGATAGTGCATTCTACATCAGTGAGATTTGtgttcaatttgtcaaactacCTACACATTGAAATCATTCATTCACACAGAGACATTCTACGAGTTATTCTATACAAACACAGATGATTTTTAACATTCGATGTGCAGGCGCTGTCCTAAGTAGACCAGGTGACACGTGAGAGACATAAGAGAGACAACATTGAGGAATGAAGAGTATGAATTCAGCCTCCTCAGCATCTCACTCATTCTCACCATTTCAGCCTTGGCTACTGCTGCTGTATCCGTTTGTTTCTCTTCGACTGATCCCCGGCTCCCAACCGTGTTGATGCCTGTTGTGGGATCGATGTTTCTGCCACTCAGTTCCTTGTCGTCGCTCTCTTTCCCTCTCCCTTCTTCCTTTTCCTTCTTCattctttcaaacatcaccTGCCAAGTAAACAAAGCAACAAGTTAATGAAACAAGGCAATCACCACGTATTTGGTCCACCTCTAGGACAACTCTCTCTTCGCAGTACATATTAGGACTTATCTCGCAACTCTACCTAAGACAATAAAGAtcaaaattaagaaatttcaaaattctGAACAAACATAAACTCTGTGTCTTCCCATCATTGGGATTCATGGTCCTGCCTTTGATTTAAGGTACGGACATGCCGAAGTAGTTGTCCACTAATGATGATTTCAACTAATGGCTGGCATATACGTTAGGACTAGTACTACAAATCCTTGTTCATCCCAAGAGATTATTTACTACAAGTATTTGCTATGATCCATTGCTCGGAAAAATAACAACTGAACTCCATTCTAACTACAACAATGAATTAACTTCTAAGTTATCAAGCATTTAAAAAGTATTTGATATAACAATAAGATAAAGTTCCAACCTTTGTTGCGCGAGGCTCCAAGTACAGCAAATTCGCCAAAACCATGACAAGTGATACCCCAAGATTGAAAGCCTGAAACATGCCAACACTGACTGTAGACAATCTTCTCCTCTGGCTCAGCAAGTGTCCGAACAATGCCATCCCCACAGAATAAGCCATGGCCTTAAAGTAGACAGGATAAATCTTGCTCTGCACCATACCAAACTGTTGCCTAGGCAATGCCGCAGCCAGAACATAACTCGAAGCAAAAGTAACCCAAAAGCACATCCCATAAGCCGCCGCAAATCCCAGCAAATGCAGCACTCCAGAAACCGAGTTCATGCTCACCGGTGGCACCAAGAATGCCAAAACACGCACCCCGACAGCCTGAGCACGCTGCAACGCGCCGCTTAATTCTTTTTTCCCTTCTTCTTTCACCCTTTGAGCGCCCTGTTTCACTCTGACCGACACATCTTCCAACATTTCTTCTGCCTTTTTTGCCTTTTCTGACACAAGGCTCTTCGCCTTCTCGGCTTGAACAGCGGCACCTTCTTTAATTTCGCTGGCCTGGTCAAAAACCATATCTTCCGCTTCTCTAGCAGACTCCTTCACATTTTCTGTTGATTCCCGGGCTTTATCAGATACCCGATGTGCCGAATGAGTAACAGTATCTTTAACTTTACCGACGGCCTCATCCGCCCCTTCCTTGACCTCATGGGCCTTCTCCGCCACCGCTTCTTTTGTCTTCCCGATGGCGGCCGCAATTTTATGCTTACACTTGCCATATGCATCGCACACAAGCTCTCTCGGACTAAACCCACGATGAATTTCTTCCGGAATTGCGGAATCTTCTTCTTTCAATCTCCCTTTCACACCCTCCAACGTTTCAGACACTTTGTCCTCCATATTTTCCACGAACCCCTTGTAATCTTGGGGTGAAATTGAAACCTTGGTATTCCCATTATCGTTCTCAAATTCCACCACAACCCTGTGCCCGTCTTTCAACACAATATTTTCTTTCGAATTCTGCTTTTCCGGGGTTGGAGAAAAGAACCCCGCAGTCACAAGGGAAGTGAAAAAAAGACCCAAAGCCAAGACATTAATCATTTTAACACTCTCGCTTCTCTTTCTGTCGAAACCTGATTTGCGAAATTCTCAGCGGGGAGAGGCAGTTGCAGATGTATAAGATATGGGGGAAGATGAGAAATGGGCACGTAGCCTGTAAGAAAAGCAACACGTGGCCGGCTCTGGAAGTTCTCCGAGAAATATGAAACGCGGCAGTTCGTGGTTTAAGGTTATCTCAATCGGATCCTCTCATCTTGCCACCTTTGTAGTTTCTTTacggctttttttttttaattttttttatttaaatcatataaaaataaaaaacatttataaaaatatcgcACTTTCTAAACATTTATAAAGTTAGAAAATTAAGCGATTAGTAAAAAACTATGgttcataaaattaattttaaaagaagatcacatttattttattattcttataataaaatttttatttaataaagataataataataaatttatatgagaCAAAACATATATACtattaataataatgtttttcataatCCTCATTAATGAGaattatatcattattatttttattaatgtgTATTGTttgtgattattattatttgtttaatttctttgaaattatttattaattttattattattattattgtcgtCGTCTTTCGaaataaaattatcaataaataaaatattttaaaaattgacgATATTTAgctttcaattaatttttatatctctagaaattataattacacaagttaaatattaaatacattaattctattgtagaaaaataatgtatttttattattataaattacctTCACAGCTAAATTAGAAAATAcacaatataatttttaattactaAGATATTAAATTCTGATATGCTTTAACATACTATATATCATATCTATATTTTGTTTTAATACTCTTTTGCACATGATTTATCTCATATGCAAGATCAATACGTACGATTCCCAAAAAGTGTGCCAGCTATCATACATCAAGGTTGTGGTGATCTATACCCACTTGGCTAGATATGCATGTTTGATCATCACCATACTTCCTGATCATGAAATATCCTAATTTTTGTTTCATTGATGCTCGATGTCCCC includes these proteins:
- the LOC140975061 gene encoding uncharacterized protein yields the protein MINVLALGLFFTSLVTAGFFSPTPEKQNSKENIVLKDGHRVVVEFENDNGNTKVSISPQDYKGFVENMEDKVSETLEGVKGRLKEEDSAIPEEIHRGFSPRELVCDAYGKCKHKIAAAIGKTKEAVAEKAHEVKEGADEAVGKVKDTVTHSAHRVSDKARESTENVKESAREAEDMVFDQASEIKEGAAVQAEKAKSLVSEKAKKAEEMLEDVSVRVKQGAQRVKEEGKKELSGALQRAQAVGVRVLAFLVPPVSMNSVSGVLHLLGFAAAYGMCFWVTFASSYVLAAALPRQQFGMVQSKIYPVYFKAMAYSVGMALFGHLLSQRRRLSTVSVGMFQAFNLGVSLVMVLANLLYLEPRATKVMFERMKKEKEEGRGKESDDKELSGRNIDPTTGINTVGSRGSVEEKQTDTAAVAKAEMVRMSEMLRRLNSYSSFLNVVSLMSLTCHLVYLGQRLHIEC